The Nitrospira sp. genome contains a region encoding:
- a CDS encoding MBL fold metallo-hydrolase, translated as MSRIWTSLPPNHHLSLAPWCWIQLESAEPPGPFPFVCGVASEVVASLHEAHGLLSSAIDTAISDVFAKRAPLDDLDRQRRLEDAYAELVNARPYLKQHIRCGRRPDGTFHWEFPIDPTASATVTNGGLRIFDAVNHQVVPIGFNDRPLGPVVGKLLGQLDGTHTVDDLRSVLSAMPRDSQGVLAKLMELLHLHGCLAASPTASIRRHWFETVRDQDAVHLGHAALLYRQRETVLLFDPWLLPWFAESPMPSLWGALLPKPAAVFLTHDHDDHVDPRTLLHLPKDTPIIVPSRRNRKQLFFDYRSLLTELGFDRIIELAHGESWPFEGGAVISVPFYGEDPCDLEMPRNCYLISDRGHNVLIHADSGPTNDGRSALKDNIIQRLVGKYGPIPLVLASQQQLLEIRSHAAHAPLSHPGKWLDVGENGYLTNSYLAEVCAAAHAQMFVSYATGGADWYPDHLSFMFSCRNPARTALLTAHWESPEKLKDLLAPHECRYHCAHALDLYRTAGRDRIEIVSAGQALAPLTLYRLDHGDPPFIKAAARR; from the coding sequence ATGAGCCGGATTTGGACCAGCCTCCCCCCAAATCATCATCTGAGCCTCGCTCCCTGGTGCTGGATCCAACTGGAAAGCGCGGAGCCGCCGGGGCCCTTCCCGTTCGTATGCGGCGTGGCCTCCGAGGTCGTTGCCAGTCTCCACGAAGCGCACGGTCTTCTGTCCAGTGCGATTGACACGGCAATCAGCGATGTCTTCGCGAAGCGGGCACCGCTCGATGACCTCGATCGTCAACGACGGCTGGAGGATGCCTATGCAGAGCTGGTCAACGCGCGGCCATACCTCAAACAGCACATTCGCTGCGGCCGCCGACCGGATGGAACGTTCCATTGGGAGTTTCCGATCGATCCGACCGCATCCGCAACCGTGACCAACGGCGGTCTTCGCATTTTTGATGCGGTCAACCACCAAGTGGTCCCCATCGGGTTCAATGATCGGCCTCTGGGTCCTGTCGTCGGGAAATTGCTCGGTCAGCTCGATGGAACTCACACGGTGGACGATCTCAGATCTGTACTGTCTGCGATGCCTCGCGACTCACAGGGAGTACTGGCGAAGTTGATGGAGTTGCTGCACCTGCACGGGTGCTTGGCCGCTTCGCCAACGGCATCAATCCGGCGGCATTGGTTCGAAACCGTACGGGATCAAGACGCAGTCCACCTGGGACATGCGGCCCTGCTCTACCGACAACGCGAGACGGTATTACTCTTCGACCCATGGCTTCTGCCGTGGTTTGCCGAATCACCGATGCCGTCGCTCTGGGGCGCGCTTCTCCCAAAACCCGCCGCGGTGTTTCTGACCCACGATCACGATGATCATGTCGATCCCCGAACGTTGCTCCATTTGCCGAAAGACACGCCGATTATCGTTCCCAGCCGACGAAACCGAAAGCAGCTGTTCTTTGACTATCGGTCGCTTCTTACAGAACTGGGGTTCGATCGAATCATCGAACTCGCACATGGCGAAAGTTGGCCGTTTGAAGGCGGTGCGGTGATCTCCGTTCCCTTCTATGGAGAGGACCCTTGTGACCTTGAAATGCCCAGGAATTGCTATTTGATCTCGGATCGTGGGCATAACGTGTTGATCCATGCGGACAGCGGCCCGACCAACGACGGACGATCGGCGCTCAAGGATAATATCATTCAGCGATTGGTCGGGAAATACGGACCGATACCCTTGGTGCTGGCGTCGCAGCAACAACTGCTCGAGATCAGGAGCCATGCCGCCCACGCCCCTCTCTCCCATCCCGGCAAATGGCTGGATGTCGGTGAGAACGGGTATCTCACCAACAGCTACCTTGCCGAGGTTTGCGCGGCCGCCCACGCACAGATGTTTGTTTCGTACGCCACCGGCGGAGCCGACTGGTATCCCGATCATCTTTCTTTTATGTTCAGCTGCCGCAATCCCGCCAGAACCGCGCTGTTGACGGCTCACTGGGAGTCGCCTGAAAAGCTAAAAGACCTTCTCGCTCCGCACGAATGTCGATATCATTGTGCCCACGCCCTGGACCTGTATCGAACAGCCGGCAGGGACAGGATCGAAATCGTTTCAGCGGGACAAGCGTTGGCTCCGCTGACTCTGTACCGGTTGGACCACGGGGATCCGCCGTTTATAAAAGCCGCCGCACGAAGATGA
- a CDS encoding VOC family protein produces the protein MRLYSSRRFGAGADFPLTAGRWSPYYTNSSLINVNCDRMTAPFHQGLRHLALRVMDLPRSRRFYEQLLGMQTVWEPDQENVYFSSGTDNLALHQIPKDELSSYQPPTAQLLDHIGVILDSPQAVDQMYQAVMVKIESLGGRITKEPKQHRDGSYSFYFSDPDGNLIQALYEPTISKLKFRADI, from the coding sequence ATGCGATTATACTCCAGTCGCCGATTTGGGGCAGGAGCCGATTTTCCGTTGACGGCTGGTCGTTGGTCTCCCTACTATACCAATTCCAGTTTGATCAACGTGAATTGCGATCGTATGACGGCTCCATTCCATCAAGGCCTTCGTCATCTGGCGTTACGTGTCATGGACCTTCCTCGCTCGCGGCGATTCTATGAACAGCTGCTTGGCATGCAGACCGTTTGGGAACCGGACCAGGAGAACGTATATTTTAGCTCCGGGACCGACAACCTGGCGCTCCACCAAATTCCAAAGGATGAGCTGTCCTCCTACCAGCCCCCAACGGCCCAACTTCTCGATCATATCGGGGTGATTCTCGACAGTCCACAGGCCGTCGATCAGATGTATCAAGCGGTCATGGTGAAGATCGAATCTCTGGGAGGACGAATCACCAAGGAACCCAAGCAACACCGAGACGGCAGCTATTCGTTCTATTTTTCAGATCCTGACGGCAATCTGATTCAGGCTCTGTATGAGCCGACGATCAGCAAGCTGAAGTTCAGAGCCGACATATGA